Genomic DNA from Thermotoga petrophila RKU-1:
TCAACACAACCGATGCTGGCCGTTGTACAGCCTTCCCATACCCATTTGCTCTCTTCTTCACTGATATCGAACGCCTGGTGGTATTTCCATACGGGGCAGTTCTCCGGATTTCCAGGGTCGCTCCTTCTCACTCTTGCCGGGTCGGTCATCATTCTCAGTATAGTCTGTTCCAGTTCTTTTTCCGTGATTTCAAGGTTTATTATGTTCCCATAGCTTTTGCTCATCTTTCGGCCGTCCGTTCCTGGAAGCTTTGGAACTCGAGACAGAATTGCTTCTGGTTCTGGAAAGACTTCATCGTAGAGATAGTTAAAACGCCTGGCGATCTCCCTCGTGAGTTCTATGTGGTAAACCTGATCTTCACCGACTGGTACTCCTTCAGCTTTGTAGATCAAAATATCGGCTGCCTGAAGAACGGGATAGATGAGAAAACCAGCCGTGGAAAGATCTTTGTAGTTCAGCTCACTTTTTATCTCTTTGTAAGTGGGAACCCTCTCGAGACGTGAAACAGAAACGATCATGCTGAAAAGCAGTGCAAGCTCAGCGTGCTCTTTGACACCAGACTGAACAAAAATCACGGACTTTTCAGGATCTATTCCACAGGCGAGAAATCCCCTCACCAGGTCGCGGGTGTATTCTTTGAGCTTCGAAACATCGTCGTAGTGGGTGGTCAAAGCGTGCCAATCCGCGACAAAGTAGAAACATTCGTTTCCTTCTTCCTGAAGCTTCACCCAGTTTTCCAGAGCTCCCACGAGATGACCTATATGGAGTTTTCCGGTAGGTCTCATGCCGCTCAGTATTCTCAACTTTTATCCCTCCATGTTCTGTGATAATATTAATTGAGAATATCAAGAATGAGG
This window encodes:
- the trpS gene encoding tryptophan--tRNA ligase, which translates into the protein MRILSGMRPTGKLHIGHLVGALENWVKLQEEGNECFYFVADWHALTTHYDDVSKLKEYTRDLVRGFLACGIDPEKSVIFVQSGVKEHAELALLFSMIVSVSRLERVPTYKEIKSELNYKDLSTAGFLIYPVLQAADILIYKAEGVPVGEDQVYHIELTREIARRFNYLYDEVFPEPEAILSRVPKLPGTDGRKMSKSYGNIINLEITEKELEQTILRMMTDPARVRRSDPGNPENCPVWKYHQAFDISEEESKWVWEGCTTASIGCVDCKKLLLKNMKRKLAPIWENFKNIDEDPHYVEDVIMEGTKKAREVASKTMEEVRKAMNLMF